A genome region from Gardnerella vaginalis includes the following:
- the pflA gene encoding pyruvate formate-lyase-activating protein, whose amino-acid sequence MVENTAFRTTTQHMLKESKEYARQTLMGGLSGFESPIGLDRKDRLVALKTGDIGFVHSWDINTSVDGPGTRMTVFMSGCPLRCQYCQNPDTWKMRDGKPVYLDAMIKKVDRYQSLFKATGGGITFSGGESMMQPAFVSRVFRAAKEMGVHTCLDTSGFLNRNYTDEMIDDIDLCLLDVKSGIEETYKKVTGGLLQPTIDFGQRLAKAGKKIWVRFVLVPGLTDSEENVEKVAEICDSFGDAVEHIDVLGFHQLGRPKWHELRIPYPLENQKGPSRALKERVVNQFKDHGFVVY is encoded by the coding sequence ATGGTTGAAAACACAGCATTTCGTACCACGACTCAGCACATGTTAAAGGAGTCAAAAGAGTATGCCCGACAAACTTTAATGGGTGGTCTTTCTGGTTTTGAATCTCCAATTGGATTAGACAGAAAAGACCGCTTAGTTGCTCTTAAAACTGGCGATATTGGGTTCGTACATTCGTGGGATATTAACACTTCTGTTGATGGCCCTGGCACTCGTATGACTGTTTTTATGAGTGGCTGCCCACTTCGCTGCCAATATTGCCAAAATCCTGATACTTGGAAAATGCGCGACGGCAAGCCAGTCTACTTAGATGCAATGATTAAAAAAGTTGACCGTTATCAAAGTCTTTTTAAGGCAACAGGCGGCGGAATCACATTTTCTGGCGGCGAATCCATGATGCAACCAGCTTTTGTATCTAGAGTGTTTCGTGCTGCAAAAGAAATGGGCGTGCATACTTGCTTAGATACTTCGGGCTTTTTGAATCGCAATTATACAGACGAAATGATTGACGATATTGATCTTTGCTTGCTAGACGTTAAATCTGGTATTGAAGAAACGTATAAAAAAGTAACTGGCGGCTTGCTTCAGCCAACTATTGACTTTGGTCAGCGTTTGGCGAAGGCCGGTAAGAAGATTTGGGTGCGTTTTGTGCTAGTTCCAGGTCTTACAGACAGTGAAGAAAACGTTGAAAAAGTTGCTGAGATTTGCGATTCGTTTGGTGATGCTGTTGAGCATATTGACGTGCTTGGCTTCCATCAACTAGGCCGCCCAAAGTGGCATGAGCTTAGGATTCCGTATCCTCTTGAGAATCAAAAAGGGCCTTCTAGGGCGCTTAAAGAGCGAGTTGTAAACCAGTTCAAAGACCACGGTTTTGTAGTGTACTAG
- a CDS encoding HRDC domain-containing protein — MNEEPKLLKEPREGVPEVIDTLEAYKDYCSLLAAGSGPLAADAERASGFRYGHEDWLIQFKRKGAGIGLLDPIELTKLGADWHEFNEAVGDAPWIIHDSMQDLPGFFDIGLRPLALFDTEIAAKLLGRKRFGLSSVTEYYLGLTLAKEHSAADWSYRPLPRDWRNYAALDVELLIELEEVMRAELKKQGKLLWANQEFAHLLSKGAQKKAPHPNPWLRISHINVLMHDKIGLMIAKELWQKRDELARQYDIAPTLLLSDAAIIEAGKRKPSNSREFRSIRILNERVRIHTGSEQDKMFERYAPIQRKIKPNVWKVVIEEAINRAKSGEVAIIDYTQSSNDEDDCSCSNESSLIAKNVQDAQESQDVQESQAAPRSMKYWREHHPKRYERLQNVKQSLIKIAEDTHTPTEIIIKPQIIRNLCWQDDVEHINVKEFLDEQGARMWQSDLIAESVTRAIM, encoded by the coding sequence TTGAACGAGGAACCAAAGCTTTTAAAAGAGCCTAGAGAAGGAGTTCCAGAAGTCATTGATACGCTTGAAGCATATAAAGATTATTGTAGCTTGTTGGCAGCAGGCTCTGGTCCTTTAGCTGCAGATGCTGAGCGCGCTTCCGGTTTTAGATATGGTCATGAAGATTGGCTGATTCAGTTTAAACGCAAAGGTGCAGGAATCGGGTTACTGGATCCAATAGAACTTACAAAACTTGGAGCTGATTGGCATGAATTTAACGAGGCAGTAGGGGATGCGCCTTGGATTATTCACGATTCAATGCAAGATTTGCCAGGATTTTTTGATATTGGTTTGCGCCCGCTTGCTTTATTTGATACCGAGATTGCGGCTAAATTACTTGGAAGAAAGCGATTTGGTTTAAGCTCTGTAACTGAATATTATTTGGGATTGACTCTTGCAAAAGAACATTCTGCAGCGGATTGGTCTTACCGCCCACTTCCTAGAGATTGGCGAAATTACGCGGCTTTAGACGTTGAATTGCTAATCGAATTAGAAGAAGTAATGCGTGCGGAACTTAAAAAGCAGGGCAAGCTTTTATGGGCAAATCAAGAGTTTGCACACTTATTAAGTAAAGGCGCACAAAAGAAGGCTCCTCACCCAAATCCTTGGCTTAGAATATCTCATATAAATGTTCTTATGCACGATAAAATCGGCTTAATGATTGCAAAAGAGCTGTGGCAAAAGCGAGATGAGCTTGCTCGTCAATACGATATTGCGCCAACTCTATTGCTTTCGGATGCTGCGATTATTGAAGCAGGCAAGCGAAAACCAAGTAATTCTAGGGAGTTTCGCTCGATTCGCATTCTTAACGAACGCGTTAGGATTCACACGGGCAGCGAACAAGACAAGATGTTTGAACGTTATGCTCCAATTCAGCGCAAAATCAAGCCAAATGTGTGGAAAGTCGTTATAGAAGAAGCGATCAATCGTGCTAAAAGTGGGGAAGTTGCAATTATTGACTATACGCAATCCTCTAATGATGAAGATGACTGTAGTTGTTCAAACGAATCAAGTTTAATTGCAAAAAATGTGCAAGATGCTCAAGAATCACAAGATGTGCAAGAATCGCAAGCGGCTCCGCGTTCTATGAAGTATTGGCGTGAACATCATCCTAAAAGATATGAGCGTTTGCAAAATGTCAAGCAATCTTTAATCAAGATTGCGGAAGATACGCATACGCCTACGGAAATCATTATTAAACCGCAAATTATACGTAATCTTTGCTGGCAAGATGATGTTGAGCATATTAATGTTAAAGAGTTTTTAGATGAACAAGGTGCAAGAATGTGGCAAAGTGATTTAATCGCTGAGTCCGTAACTCGCGCTATTATGTAA
- the tig gene encoding trigger factor: MKISVRNLEPTKVKLTITADLEDFEPFMDQARKEIAKQINVPGFRKGHVPGKIVDQRVGFGAVAGEAVNSAVPELYSKALEEKKIRPMDQPEFDVQEVPESAKDEVKLKFVATVERRPEFKLNKFKGVEIEVEKPEVTDEDVNARLEALRQRFGTLVGVDRPAKKGDFANIDLEARIDDEVADSQNGVSYELGSNTMLDGLDEALEGLSAGEETTFEGTLEAGKNQGKKAQVKVKVNSVKTQELPELNDDFAQEASEFDTFEELKADVRKSCEQANEGRQATMARDAFIAKLQEEVEIPVPKGVKEKAVAEHLKGMTPDPEKATKEQKEEAEKAAEKELRDQMVLDALAENLDISVSQADVTNFLVSVAQQYGMDPSQFINAIVRNGQLGSAVQEVARSKGLLAGMRAVKFVAGGEAIDLSAFLTEEEEPEDESVKAASAAAAVADELTSEK, translated from the coding sequence GTGAAAATCAGCGTCAGGAATCTTGAGCCAACTAAGGTTAAGCTCACCATTACCGCAGATCTCGAAGATTTTGAGCCATTTATGGATCAGGCTCGTAAAGAGATCGCAAAGCAAATCAATGTGCCAGGTTTCCGTAAGGGACACGTACCAGGCAAGATTGTAGATCAGCGAGTTGGCTTCGGAGCTGTTGCCGGTGAAGCTGTAAATTCTGCTGTTCCAGAGCTTTATTCTAAGGCTTTGGAAGAAAAGAAGATTCGCCCAATGGATCAGCCAGAATTTGATGTTCAGGAAGTTCCAGAATCCGCTAAAGATGAAGTTAAGCTTAAGTTTGTTGCAACTGTTGAGCGTCGTCCAGAGTTCAAGCTTAACAAGTTCAAGGGTGTGGAAATCGAAGTAGAAAAGCCAGAAGTTACAGACGAAGATGTTAATGCTCGTCTTGAGGCCTTGCGTCAGCGCTTCGGTACTCTTGTTGGTGTTGATCGCCCAGCTAAGAAGGGTGATTTTGCTAACATTGATTTGGAAGCTCGAATTGACGATGAGGTTGCTGATTCTCAGAATGGCGTGAGCTATGAGCTTGGTTCCAATACCATGCTTGATGGTTTGGATGAAGCTTTGGAAGGTCTTTCTGCTGGCGAAGAAACCACTTTTGAAGGTACTCTCGAAGCTGGAAAGAACCAGGGTAAAAAGGCTCAGGTTAAGGTGAAGGTTAACTCTGTTAAGACTCAGGAATTGCCAGAGCTTAATGATGACTTCGCTCAGGAAGCTTCTGAGTTTGATACTTTCGAAGAGCTTAAAGCTGATGTTCGTAAGTCTTGCGAGCAGGCAAATGAGGGTCGTCAGGCTACTATGGCTCGCGATGCCTTTATTGCTAAGCTTCAGGAAGAGGTTGAGATTCCTGTACCAAAGGGTGTTAAAGAAAAGGCTGTTGCTGAACATCTTAAGGGTATGACTCCAGATCCTGAAAAGGCTACTAAAGAGCAGAAGGAAGAAGCTGAGAAGGCTGCAGAAAAGGAGCTTCGTGACCAAATGGTTCTCGACGCTTTGGCAGAAAACCTTGATATTTCTGTATCTCAGGCAGATGTAACTAACTTCTTAGTTTCTGTTGCTCAGCAGTATGGTATGGATCCAAGCCAGTTTATTAACGCTATTGTTCGCAATGGTCAGCTTGGTTCTGCTGTTCAGGAAGTTGCTCGTTCTAAGGGCTTGCTTGCTGGTATGCGTGCTGTGAAGTTCGTTGCTGGTGGAGAGGCTATAGATTTGAGTGCTTTCTTAACTGAAGAAGAAGAGCCAGAAGACGAAAGTGTTAAGGCTGCTTCCGCTGCTGCTGCAGTTGCTGATGAGCTTACATCTGAAAAGTAA
- a CDS encoding chloride channel protein encodes MNSSAETKPEARCKFGRLLSFAIRVARFAAASIVLGILIGLGATVLTFILYAVQCLAFGSIESAKNTVFSSLPWYRYVLSCTIAMTVAALAWYLLRKRESPPRIVTIPQAVSGSKMPIFSTIAHVLLQIGIVGSGISIGREVAPRELAAMIAQRYSRIFHVSSKTQHILVASAAGAGLAAVYHAPLAGTVLSLGLLSKTQGFGFYAWLNRENGSVIVNSLKNIARSERLYCLPFALVMNYVATFVAEFLLHHSRYYNISQFSCVISWQICVFAVVVGAVCGLVGYIFRSGIIWCRTHALRGVQMLCFMPVAGLVIGIAACWFPHIMGNGRSLSQLAFSVSSFPYLAENSRIMIILLLLAIMKMLATLLVLRYGASGGVLQPSISTGACFGVILYAIFSTSGFLQVFDISQVSAISVSIIGAASLLASSRKAPIMAWLLVAELVNAPFALICLMLLAVIVSNCVANCVERFISHFCFAVTRTR; translated from the coding sequence ATGAATAGTAGTGCTGAAACGAAGCCTGAAGCTCGTTGCAAATTTGGCAGGTTACTTAGTTTTGCAATTCGAGTAGCGCGTTTTGCTGCAGCCTCTATTGTTCTTGGCATTCTTATCGGCTTAGGTGCAACAGTTCTTACGTTTATTCTTTATGCAGTACAATGCCTTGCCTTTGGCTCAATTGAATCTGCTAAAAATACTGTATTTTCATCTCTTCCTTGGTATCGCTACGTGCTATCTTGCACAATTGCTATGACTGTTGCTGCACTAGCTTGGTATTTGTTGAGAAAAAGGGAGAGCCCTCCTAGAATTGTTACCATTCCGCAAGCTGTTAGCGGAAGTAAAATGCCAATTTTTTCTACTATTGCACATGTTTTGCTGCAAATCGGCATTGTTGGTTCTGGAATTTCAATTGGAAGGGAAGTAGCTCCGCGAGAATTAGCTGCAATGATTGCTCAGCGTTACAGCCGTATTTTTCATGTGTCTTCTAAAACTCAGCACATACTCGTTGCGTCTGCTGCAGGTGCTGGTTTGGCTGCAGTGTATCACGCGCCTTTAGCTGGCACTGTGCTTTCTTTAGGTTTGCTTAGTAAAACTCAAGGTTTTGGTTTTTATGCGTGGCTAAATAGAGAAAATGGTTCTGTAATAGTTAATTCACTTAAAAATATTGCGCGCTCGGAGCGATTATATTGTTTGCCTTTTGCTCTTGTTATGAATTATGTTGCTACGTTTGTTGCTGAATTTTTATTGCATCATTCTAGATACTACAATATTTCGCAATTTTCTTGCGTGATTTCTTGGCAAATCTGCGTTTTTGCTGTTGTTGTTGGTGCTGTGTGCGGCTTAGTTGGTTACATTTTTCGATCTGGCATTATTTGGTGTAGAACTCATGCTTTGCGTGGCGTACAAATGCTGTGTTTTATGCCTGTGGCTGGCTTAGTTATTGGTATTGCAGCTTGCTGGTTCCCGCATATTATGGGGAATGGTAGGTCGCTTTCTCAGCTTGCGTTTTCTGTATCTAGCTTTCCGTATCTGGCAGAAAATTCGCGTATTATGATTATTTTGTTGCTTCTTGCAATTATGAAAATGCTTGCGACTTTGCTTGTTTTGCGCTACGGTGCCTCTGGAGGCGTTTTGCAGCCGAGCATTTCGACTGGCGCTTGCTTTGGTGTGATTTTATACGCTATTTTTTCAACGTCTGGTTTTTTGCAAGTTTTTGATATTTCGCAAGTTTCCGCAATTTCTGTATCTATTATTGGCGCTGCTTCTTTACTTGCGTCTTCTAGAAAAGCTCCGATTATGGCGTGGCTTCTAGTTGCTGAATTAGTAAACGCACCGTTTGCGTTAATTTGTCTTATGCTATTGGCGGTGATTGTGTCTAATTGCGTAGCTAATTGTGTTGAGCGCTTTATTTCGCATTTTTGTTTTGCGGTCACGCGCACACGATAG
- a CDS encoding ATP-dependent Clp protease proteolytic subunit: protein MTELFTASPAMQEGEPQNPTDSIFNQLLKDRIIWLGSEVKDENANIICAQMLMLAAQDPKKDIWLYINSPGGSITAGMAIYDTMQLIEPDVATIAVGMAASMGQFLLSSGTPGKRFITSHARVLMHQPSGGVGGTATDVRINAELIMDMKKTLSELTAQQTGHTVEEIYRDNEYDHWFTAQQALEYGFVDKIVTTPASMRGEE from the coding sequence GTGACTGAGCTGTTTACGGCTTCTCCCGCTATGCAAGAAGGGGAGCCACAAAATCCAACGGATTCGATTTTTAATCAACTTTTAAAGGATCGTATTATTTGGCTTGGTTCTGAAGTCAAGGATGAAAATGCTAATATCATCTGTGCTCAGATGCTTATGCTAGCTGCGCAAGATCCTAAAAAAGATATTTGGCTTTATATTAATTCGCCTGGAGGTTCTATTACCGCTGGAATGGCGATTTATGATACTATGCAGCTTATTGAGCCAGATGTGGCTACTATTGCTGTAGGAATGGCTGCTTCTATGGGTCAGTTCTTACTAAGCTCTGGTACCCCTGGTAAGCGTTTTATTACATCTCATGCACGTGTTCTTATGCACCAGCCTTCTGGTGGCGTTGGCGGTACTGCAACTGATGTGCGTATTAATGCTGAGTTAATTATGGATATGAAGAAGACTCTTTCTGAGCTTACTGCGCAGCAGACTGGTCATACAGTTGAAGAAATTTACCGTGACAATGAGTATGATCATTGGTTTACTGCGCAGCAGGCTTTGGAGTATGGTTTTGTGGATAAGATTGTCACCACTCCAGCTTCTATGCGTGGGGAGGAGTGA
- a CDS encoding ATP-dependent Clp protease proteolytic subunit: MASEEAKFVARAQRLGGFGQTSGVFTNRYVLPQFGEQTPYGMKTQDPYTKLFEDRIIFMGVQVDDTSADDIMAQLLVLESMDPNRDVMMYINSPGGSMTAMTAIYDTMQYIKPDVQTVCLGQAASAAAILLAAGAAGKRMILPNARVLIHQPAMGQDFGKATEIELQAKEMLRLREWLESTLAKHTGQDIERIRKDIEVDTILTAPQAKEYGMVDEVLEHRS, translated from the coding sequence ATGGCAAGTGAAGAAGCAAAGTTTGTTGCACGCGCCCAGCGCTTGGGTGGATTTGGTCAGACCAGTGGTGTGTTTACGAATCGTTATGTTTTGCCTCAATTTGGCGAGCAGACTCCTTATGGTATGAAGACTCAAGATCCGTACACTAAGCTTTTTGAAGATCGTATTATTTTCATGGGTGTGCAAGTTGATGACACTTCCGCTGATGACATTATGGCTCAGCTTTTGGTTCTAGAAAGCATGGATCCAAACAGGGATGTAATGATGTACATTAACTCTCCAGGCGGTTCTATGACAGCTATGACGGCAATTTACGACACTATGCAGTATATTAAGCCAGATGTTCAAACGGTGTGCTTAGGGCAAGCTGCTTCGGCTGCTGCGATTTTGCTTGCAGCTGGTGCTGCTGGTAAGCGTATGATTCTGCCAAATGCTCGTGTTCTTATTCATCAGCCTGCTATGGGTCAGGATTTTGGTAAGGCTACTGAGATAGAGCTTCAGGCTAAGGAAATGTTGCGTTTGCGTGAATGGTTGGAATCCACTCTTGCAAAGCATACTGGTCAGGATATTGAGCGTATTCGTAAAGATATTGAAGTGGATACTATTCTTACAGCTCCTCAGGCTAAAGAATACGGTATGGTAGATGAAGTTCTTGAACATAGATCTTAA
- a CDS encoding HU family DNA-binding protein, producing MAYNKSDLVSKIAQKSNLTKAQAEAAVNAFQDVFVEALQSGEGLKLTGLFSAERVKRAERTGRNPRTGETIKIPASYGVRISAGSLLKKAVTE from the coding sequence ATGGCATACAACAAGTCTGATCTCGTTTCGAAGATCGCTCAGAAGTCCAACCTTACCAAGGCACAGGCCGAGGCCGCTGTCAACGCATTCCAGGATGTGTTCGTTGAGGCTTTACAGTCTGGTGAAGGCTTGAAGCTCACTGGTCTGTTCTCCGCTGAGCGTGTAAAGCGCGCTGAGCGCACTGGCCGCAACCCACGCACTGGCGAAACCATTAAGATTCCTGCATCTTACGGTGTTAGAATCTCCGCTGGTTCTTTGCTCAAGAAGGCAGTTACTGAGTAG